The following proteins are encoded in a genomic region of Musa acuminata AAA Group cultivar baxijiao chromosome BXJ2-11, Cavendish_Baxijiao_AAA, whole genome shotgun sequence:
- the LOC135627409 gene encoding MDIS1-interacting receptor like kinase 1-like yields the protein MFTRLAFIFSLAFFCAVIAYAAPADEVAALLSIKAELDDPLNALGDWNLPTDVAGSSHCNWTGVRCSSTGAVDGLDLSHLNLSGLIAGDIRRLTSLVRLNLCSNSFSSSLPEAIADLTMLRELDVSDNNFVRHFPTGLGGFQGLRSLNASGNNFDGPIPDDIGNATALETLDLRGNFFAGSIPLSYRNLQSLKFLGLSGNNLRGRLPAELGQLSSLETLIIGYNEIEGPIPAELGNLTNLRYLDMAVGNLSGAIPAKLGRLQSLTTVYLYKNNLDGEIPREIGDISSLQMLDLSDNLISGSIPPELSRLSNLKLLNLMCNRLKGAVPAGIGELPQLEVLELWNNSLSGALPANLGLNSALQLLDVSSNSLSGKIPAGVCDGGNLTKLILFNNAFSGPIPTGLPTCLSLVRVRMQNNRLNGTIPSGLGRLPKLQRLELAGNELSGEIPDDISSSTSLSFIDLSHNHLRSSLPSNILSMPTLQTFLAADNELTGGIPDELQDCPSLSALDLSTNRLSGCIPSSLASCQHLVSLSLQSNRLTGTIPSSLATMPTLSILDLSNNFLTGTIPDNFGGSPALEMLNLAYNNLSGPVPANGLLLTINPDDLAGNAGLCGGGALPPCAANSPWASTTSPKASHLKHIAAGWLIGISAVLMIGLGVLGARRLYQMWHVDGGCCGDGKFEEETGAWPWRLTAFQRLNFTSTDVLACVKEANIIGMGATGIVYKAELHRHHAAVAVKKLWRPEGAAAELGDSDAGDLATEVSLLGRLRHRNIVKMLGYVRNGAEMMILYEYMQNGSLWEALHGKQEGRLLVDWVSRYNVAAGIAHGLAYLHHDCHPQVIHRDVKSSNVLLDGNLEAKIADFGLARMMVRKNETVSVVAGSYGYIAPEYGYTLKVDEKTDIYSFGVVLMELLTGKRPVEMEYGESQDIVGWVRGRLRSNHGVEELLDSSIGGRCEHVREEMLLVLRVAVLCTARSPKDRPPMRDVLTMLAEAKPRRKSSSSGGGGVVAKDKPVFTTSPDSGYP from the exons ATGTTTACGAGACTAGCTTTTATCTTCTCCTTGGCCTTCTTTTGTGCTGTCATTGCGTATGCCGCTCCGGCGGACGAGGTGGCGGCGCTGCTGTCGATCAAAGCGGAGCTCGACGATCCGTTGAATGCCCTTGGAGACTGGAATCTGCCGACCGACGTCGCTGGCTCGTCCCACTGCAACTGGACTGGCGTCCGGTGCAGCTCGACGGGCGCCGTCGACGGCCTCGACCTCTCTCACCTGAACTTAAGTGGCCTGATCGCCGGCGACATCCGCCGGCTCACGAGCCTTGTCCGCCTCAACCTGTGCAGCAATTCCTTCTCTTCGTCGCTCCCGGAGGCCATCGCCGACCTCACCATGCTCCGGGAGCTCGACGTTAGTGACAACAACTTCGTCCGTCACTTCCCGACCGGCCTCGGCGGGTTCCAGGGCCTGAGGAGCCTCAATGCCTCCGGGAACAACTTCGACGGGCCGATCCCCGACGACATCGGCAACGCCACGGCTCTCGAGACGCTGGATCTGCGAGGGAACTTCTTCGCTGGTTCAATCCCGCTGTCTTACCGGAACTTACAGAGCTTGAAGTTCTTGGGCCTTTCCGGCAACAACCTCAGGGGAAGACTCCCCGCTGAGCTCGGCCAACTCTCTTCGTTGGAGACGCTTATAATTGGGTACAACGAGATCGAAGGTCCGATTCCCGCGGAGCTCGGCAACCTGACAAATCTCCGGTACCTCGACATGGCGGTCGGCAACCTCAGCGGTGCCATTCCTGCAAAGCTCGGAAGGCTGCAATCCCTCACCACCGTCTACTTGTACAAGAACAATCTCGATGGCGAGATCCCGAGAGAAATCGGCGATATCTCATCGCTGCAGATGCTGGATCTCTCCGACAACCTCATCTCCGGTTCGATACCGCCGGAGTTGTCGCGACTGAGTAATCTAAAGCTTCTCAATCTGATGTGCAACAGACTCAAAGGCGCGGTGCCCGCCGGCATCGGTGAGCTACCTCAGTTGGAGGTGCTGGAGCTGTGGAACAACTCGCTCTCCGGCGCCTTGCCGGCCAACCTGGGCCTGAACTCGGCACTGCAATTGCTCGACGTTTCCTCGAACTCGCTCTCGGGGAAGATACCTGCGGGAGTGTGCGACGGTGGCAACCTCACCAAGCTCATCCTCTTCAACAACGCCTTCTCCGGGCCGATCCCGACCGGCCTGCCGACGTGCCTCTCTCTGGTTCGCGTTCGAATGCAAAACAACCGGCTCAACGGTACCATACCGAGTGGTCTCGGGAGGCTACCGAAGCTGCAGCGGCTCGAACTGGCAGGCAACGAGCTCTCCGGCGAGATACCGGACGACATCTCGTCCTCGACCTCGCTCTCCTTCATCGATCTCTCGCACAACCACCTCCGCTCGTCCCTCCCTTCTAACATACTATCCATGCCGACGCTCCAAACCTTTTTGGCCGCCGACAACGAGCTGACCGGAGGAATCCCGGACGAGTTGCAGGACTGCCCATCCCTCTCTGCTCTCGACCTTTCGACCAACCGCCTGTCCGGGTGCATACCGAGCAGCCTAGCCTCATGCCAGCATCTCGTGTCGCTGAGCCTCCAGAGCAACCGGCTCACCGGCACGATCCCGTCCTCGCTTGCGACGATGCCAACGCTCTCCATTCTGGATCTGTCGAACAACTTCCTCACCGGCACGATCCCCGACAACTTCGGCGGCTCGCCGGCTCTCGAGATGTTGAATTTAGCCTACAACAATCTCTCGGGCCCCGTGCCGGCCAACGGCCTATTGCTTACCATAAACCCGGATGATCTCGCCGGCAATGCAGGCCTTTGCGGTGGCGGTGCACTCCCTCCGTGCGCCGCGAATTCGCCATGGGCATCGACGACGAGTCCCAAAGCGTCTCACCTCAAGCACATCGCAGCCGGATGGCTGATCGGGATTTCGGCGGTCTTAATGATTGGGCTCGGCGTTCTCGGGGCACGACGGCTCTATCAGATGTGGCACGTTGACGGCGGGTGCTGCGGCGACGGCAAGTTCGAGGAAGAGACCGGCGCTTGGCCTTGGCGGTTGACGGCATTCCAACGGCTCAACTTCACGAGCACCGACGTGTTAGCATGCGTCAAGGAGGCCAACATCATCGGCATGGGCGCCACGGGGATCGTCTACAAGGCCGAGCTCCACAGGCACCACGCAGCGGTGGCGGTGAAGAAGCTGTGGCGGCCGGAAGGGGCCGCAGCGGAGTTGGGCGATTCCGATGCCGGGGATTTGGCGACGGAAGTGAGCCTACTAGGAAGGTTGAGACACCGTAATATCGTGAAGATGCTcggctacgtgcgaaacggcgccGAGATGATGATACTGTACGAGTACATGCAGAACGGCAGCCTGTGGGAGGCTTTGCATGGGAAGCAAGAGGGGCGGCTGCTGGTAGACTGGGTCTCCAGGTACAACGTGGCGGCCGGAATCGCGCACGGATTGGCCTACCTTCACCACGACTGCCACCCGCAGGTGATCCATCGTGATGTGAAGTCGAGCAACGTGCTCTTGGATGGGAATCTGGAAGCCAAGATCGCCGATTTCGGCCTGGCAAGGATGATGGTCCGCAAGAACGAGACTGTGTCCGTCGTCGCTGGATCGTATGGCTACATTGCCCCAG AGTACGGCTACACATTGAAGGTGGACGAGAAGACCGACATATATAGCTTCGGGGTGGTGCTCATGGAGTTACTGACAGGGAAGAGGCCCGTAGAAATGGAGTACGGGGAGAGCCAGGACATCGTCGGGTGGGTCCGCGGGCGGCTGAGGAGCAACCACGGCGTCGAGGAGCTGCTCGACAGCAGCATCGGCGGACGTTGCGAGCACGTACGTGAGGAGATGCTGCTGGTGCTGCGGGTCGCGGTGCTGTGCACGGCAAGGTCGCCCAAGGACCGGCCGCCGATGAGGGACGTGCTCACCATGCTAGCCGAGGCAAAGCCGCGGCGgaagagcagcagcagcggcggcggtggcgtgGTGGCCAAGGACAAGCCCGTGTTCACCACCTCGCCAGATTCTGGGTATCCGTAG
- the LOC135626552 gene encoding uncharacterized protein LOC135626552, which yields MAVLSRDVGGGGKRTRQGRRDADGGARAAREEREGAARDPLVVLGPDVVTKILEFADARSVARCTVVSRGWHEIASSDRLWAPKYAKLLKGKAHIPRMSNLRGASRLAAYSMSIVDGKRTRIMKEDLCDHVWEFRYKKAAPEYWRNLDPSWKGTSPPMHRYFHPNGSHTADRDDKVWGGHECTYSIMTSYVGEGQIRDHYVRINRWPPMTVSRKEDWRWEMSNHLYCYISVPDAEKEGGTGPLFPAW from the exons ATGGCGGTGCTAAGCAGAGACGTGGGCGGTGGGGGGAAACGGACCCGGCAGGGGAGGCGAGATGCCGACGGAGGAGCCCGAGCGGCACGGGAGGAGCGGGAGGGAGCGGCGAGGGATCCGCTGGTGGTGCTGGGGCCGGATGTGGTGACGAAGATTCTCGAGTTCGCGGACGCGCGCAGCGTGGCACGATGCACGGTGGTATCTCGCGGCTGGCATGAAATCGCCTCCAGCGACCGCCTTTGGGCCCCAAAG TATGCAAAATTGTTGAAAGGGAAGGCACATATCCCCCGGATGTCAAATTTGCGAGGAGCATCAAGACTAGCAGCTTATTCTATGTCCATTGTGGATGGGAAAAGA ACTCGCATCATGAAGGAGGATCTCTGCGATCATGTTTGGGAATTTCGTTATAAGAAG GCTGCCCCAGAATATTGGCGGAACCTCGATCCTTCATGGAAAGGCACCAGCCCACCGATGCACCGCTACTTCCATCCAAATGGCTCCCACACTGCAGATCGTGATGACAAAGTTTGGGGGGGGCACGAGTGCACATACTCGATCATGACGAGCTACGTGGGCGAGGGGCAAATCAGGGACCACTACGTGAGGATTAACAGGTGGCCACCGATGACTGTGTCGAGGAAGGAGGATTGGAGATGGGAGATGAGCAACCACCTCTACTGCTACATCAGTGTCCCTGATGCCGAGAAGGAGGGTGGCACAGGACCTCTTTTTCCGGCATGGTAA
- the LOC135626550 gene encoding CLIP-associated protein-like, whose amino-acid sequence MEEALEMARAKDTKERMAGVERLHQVLEATTKSLSTAEVTALVDACMDLLKDSNFRVSQGALQALSAAAVLSGEHLKLHFNGLVPAVVERLGDGKQPVRDAARQLLITLMEVSSPTIIVERAGSYAWTHRSWRVREEFARTVMTAIGLFASTELPLQRVILPPVLQLLTDSNQSVREAATLCIEEMYAQGGPQFREELHRHHLPSSMLKEINARLEKIEPKVQPSDGVGISYVSAETRPSSANHKKSSPKTKMAPRETSFSSGDIDATEKPVAPIKVYSEKELMREMEKIASTLVPEKDWSLRIAAMQRVESLVYGGATDYPSFLALLKQLGAPLSTQLLDRRSSIVKQACHLLNLLSKELMGDFEACADMLIPVLLKLVVITVLVIAESADNCIKTMLRNCKVARVLPRIADVAKNDKSAVLRARCCEYALLILEYWADAPEIQRSADLYEDLIKCCVADAMSEVRSTARTCYRMFTKTWPDRSRRLFLSFDPVIQRIINEEDGGMHKRYASPSLRERGVQFSRAPSQASSANVVGYGTSAIVAMDKSATISTGTSLSSASLLSQSKTLGKSSERSLESVLHASKQKVSAIESLLKGVSISEKHNFTSARSTSLDLGVDAPSTRDPLVPSVSSPDLFSAQSSVLADSIVANITKGSNRNGGSNMSEVLSSQVQQSRDPLKLSHLSHVTSDTLSSLSLSYMKRSSERLQEISGSEDNVDLRLSRRLPSIHTDRQYLETPYKDSGYRDSQNSYIPNFQRPLLRKQVTGRTLASSRSSFDDSQIPASEMSSYIDGPASLSDALTEGLSPSSDWVARVSAFNYLWSLLQQGPKGILEITQNFEKVMKLFFRYLDDPHHKVAQAAFSTLAEIIPSCRKPFESYLERTLPHVFSRLIDPKELVRQPCSATLEIVGKTYNIDSLLPALLRSLDEQRSPKAKLAVIQFANNSFNKHTINADGYSNNGFLKLWLAKLAPLVNDKNVRLKEASISGIISVYSHFDPTAVLNFILSLSVEEQNSLRRALKQYTPRIEVDLMNFLQNKKERQRSKPFYDQSDVVGTSSEEGYVGASKKSHHFGRYSAGSVDDEGEKKWSLTHELTQLDVSIGKAATDESRHPFENIDDYGSDPLSQGTGSVNNCLQKTEMTIEHESSVLTPRLDINRLVSSDGHKAADMNHGGEISISSEFNNEKLSSANAILPGDSGPSIPQLLHQICNINDVNSSSEKQDALQQLVEVSLKNDTSVWTKYFNQILTAVLEVLDDSDSSVRELALSLVVRMLNNQKSEMEDSIEIVTEKLLHVTKDVVVKVSSEANQCLNIILSQFDPFQFLSVIVPLLISDDEKTLVICINCLTKLVGRLPHEDLMKHLPSFLPALFNAFKNQSPDVRKTVVFCLVEIYIMLGKSFLPHLEGLSSTQLRLVTIYANRISQARSGAPIDH is encoded by the exons ATGGAGGAGGCATTGGAGATGGCGCGGGCCAAGGACACGAAGGAGCGGATGGCCGGGGTGGAGCGGCTCCACCAGGTCCTGGAGGCCACCACCAAGAGCCTCTCCACTGCGGAGGTCACCGCCCTCGTCGACGCATGCATGGATCTGCTCAAGGACAGCAACTTCCGGGTCTCCCAGGGGGCGCTCCAGGCGCTGTCCGCCGCGGCCGTGCTCTCCGGGGAGCACCTCAAGCTCCACTTCAACGGCCTCGTGCCGGCCGTCGTCGAGAGGCTGGGGGACGGGAAGCAGCCTGTGCGGGACGCGGCGAGGCAGCTTCTGATCACTCTCATGGAG GTATCCTCCCCGACCATCATCGTCGAAAGAGCTGGTAGTTATGCTTGGACACATAGAAGTTGGAGAGTGAGGGAAGAATTTGCACGCACAGTAATGACAGCTATTGGACTTTTTGCTTCAACCGAACTCCCTCTTCAGCGAGTTATTCTTCCTCCT GTTTTGCAGTTGTTGACTGACTCTAATCAGAGTGTTAGGGAAGCTGCTACTTTATGTATTGAG gaGATGTATGCACAAGGTGGACCTCAATTTCGTGAGGAGTTGCACCGTCACCATCTTCCTTCTTCCATG CTTAAAGAAATCAATGCCAGGTTAGAAAAAATAGAACCGAAAGTTCAGCCATCTGATGGAGTTGGAATTTCTTATGTATCAGCTGAAACCAGACCATCTTCTGCAAACCATAAGAAGAGCAGTCCAAAGACCAAGATGGCTCCTAGAGAAACCTCATTTTCGAGTG GTGATATTGATGCTACTGAAAAGCCTGTGGCCCCTATCAAAGTGTACTCCGAGAAGGAACTGATGAGAGAAATGGAAAAGATTGCATCTACACTAGTGCCAGAGAAAGATTGGTCGCTTCGCATTGCTGCCATGCAAAGAGTTGAAAGCCTGGTCTATGGAG GTGCTACAGATTATCCATCATTTCTTGCACTCCTAAAGCAACTGGGTGCTCCTCTCAGTACTCAGCTATTGGATCGACGTTCTAGCATTGTGAAACAG GCCTGTCATCTGTTAAACTTACTATCAAAGGAACTGATGGGCGACTTTGAAGCTTGTGCTGATATGCTCATTCCG GTGCTTTTGAAGCTTGTTGTGATCACTGTTCTTGTGATTGCGGAATCTGCAGATAATTGTATTAAAACG ATGTTGCGTAACTGCAAAGTTGCTCGTGTGCTCCCTCGGATAGCTGATGTTGCAAAGAATGACAAGAGTGCAGTTCTTCGTGCTAG GTGTTGTGAATATGCACTTCTAATACTGGAGTACTGGGCTGATGCTCCTGAAATACAGCGGTCAGCAGATCTTTATGAAGACCTGATCAAGTGTTGTGTAGCAGATGCAATGAGTGAG GTGCGTTCAACTGCTCGTACTTGCTATCGGATGTTCACAAAAACTTGGCCAGATCGTTCCCGGCGACTGTTTTTATCATTTGATCCTGTCATACAGAGG ATAATAAATGAAGAGGATGGAGGTATGCATAAAAGATATGCTTCTCCTTCTCTCCGTGAAAGGGGAGTACAGTTTTCTCGTGCTCCCTCTCAAGCCAGTAGCGCAAACGTAGTTGGATATGGTACCTCTGCTATTGTTGCAATGGACAAGAGTGCAACTATTTCCACAGGGACATCTCTTTCCTCGGCTAGCCTCCTTTCACAATCCAAGACACTTGGCAAAAGTTCAGAAAGAAGCCTTGAGAGTGTGCTTCATGCAAGCAAACAGAAGGTGTCTGCTATTGAAAGTTTATTGAAAGGTGTGAGCATATCTGAGAAGCATAACTTCACAAGTGCACGCTCTACCAGCTTGGATCTAG GAGTTGATGCTCCATCCACTCGTGATCCGCTGGTTCCTAGTGTTTCTTCTCCGGATCTTTTCTCTGCACAGAGCTCAGTATTGGCTGACTCAATTGTTGCAAACATTACGAAAGGCAGCAACAGGAATGGTGGCTCTAATATGTCTGAGGTCCTGAGTTCTCAGGTCCAACAATCCAGAGACCCTTTGAAATTGTCTCACCTCAGTCATGTAACATCTGATACCCTGTCATCTTTGTCATTGTCTTACATGAAAAGATCTTCTGAACGATTGCAAGAAATAAGTGGCAGTGAAGACAATGTTGATCTCAGGTTAAGTAGACGGCTTCCGAGTATCCATACTGATAGACAATATCTGGAGACACCTTATAAGGATTCTGGCTATAGGGATTCACAGAATAGTTACATTCCTAACTTTCAGCGACCTCTTTTAAGGAAGCAGGTGACAGGAAGGACTCTTGCAAGTAGCAGAAGTAGTTTTGATGATAGTCAAATCCCAGCAAGTGAAATGTCTAGCTATATCGATGGTCCAGCATCACTAAGTGATGCACTCACTGAGGGACTAAGCCCTAGTTCAGACTGGGTAGCTAGGGTTTCCGCATTTAATTATCTCTGGAGTTTGTTGCAGCAGGGGCCAAAGGGTATTTTGGAGATTACGCAGAATTTTGAGAAGGTTATGAAATTGTTTTTCCGATACTTGGATGATCCTCACCATAAAGTTGCACAGGCAGCTTTTTCCACTCTTGCAGAAATTATTCCATCATGCAGAAAGCCTTTTGAGAGTTACCTGGAAAGAACATTGCCACATGTCTTTTCTAGATTAATTGATCCAAAGGAACTGGTAAGGCAACCATGTTCAGCAACACTGGAGATAGTTGGTAAGACATACAATATTGATTCTCTTCTTCCAGCACTTCTTAGATCTTTGGATGAGCAGAGATCTCCTAAAGCAAAGTTGGCTGTTATTCAATTTGCAAATAATTCCTTTAATAAACATACAATAAATGCTGATGGCTATAGTAACAACGGATTTCTTAAGCTATGGCTTGCTAAGTTAGCACCTTTGGTAAATGATAAAAATGTAAGGCTGAAGGAAGCATCCATATCTGGCATCATATCAGTTTACTCCCATTTTGATCCAACAGCAGTCTTAAATTTTATTCTCAGTCTTTCTGTTGAAGAGCAGAACTCATTAAGACGGGCACTTAAGCAGTATACGCCTCGTATAGAGGTTGATCTTATGAACTTTTTGCAGAATAAGAAAGAACGTCAAAGGTCAAAACCATTTTATGACCAATCGGATGTTGTTGGAACTTCTTCCGAGGAAGGTTATGTTGGTGCATCGAAGAAAAGTCACCATTTTGGTCGTTATTCAGCCGGTTCAGTTGACGATGAAGGAGAGAAGAAGTGGAGTTTAACTCATGAATTGACACAACTTGATGTTTCCATTGGTAAAGCAGCTACTGATGAGTCTCGTCACCCATTCGAGAATATTGATGACTACGGTTCTGACCCTTTATCACAAGGTACTGGGTCAGTTAATAATTGCTTACAGAAAACAGAGATGACTATTGAGCATGAGAGTTCTGTGTTGACTCCACGTCTAGATATCAATAGACTGGTTAGTTCTGATGGACATAAGGCTGCTGATATGAATCATGGTGGTGAAATCAGTATAAGTTCTGAGTTCAATAATGAGAAGCTTAGTTCTGCAAATGCCATTCTCCCAGGAGACAGTGGGCCTAGTATTCCCCAACTTCTTCATCAG ATTTGCAATATTAATGATGTGAACTCAAGTTCAGAGAAACAAGATGCACTACAACAGCTGGTTgaagtttcattgaaaaatgatACCTCTGTCTGGACCAAG TATTTCAATCAGATCTTAACAGCTGTGCTTGAGGTGTTGGATGATTCTGATTCTTCAGTACGGGAGCTTGCTCTTTCTTTGGTTGTTAGGATGCTTAACAATCAG AAAAGTGAGATGGAAGATTCTATCGAAATTGTTACTGAAAAATTGCTTCATGTGACAAAAGACGTGGTTGTGAAG GTTTCAAGTGAAGCAAACCAATGCTTGAATATAATCTTATCACAATTTGATCCATTCCAATTCCTTAGT GTCATTGTACCTTTGTTGATCAGTGATGATGAAAAGACACTTGTCATTTGTATCAACTGTTTAACCAAg CTTGTTGGTCGACTTCCACATGAAGATTTGATGAAACATTTGCCTTCCTTTTTGCCGGCGTTGTTTAATGCATTCAAAAACCAGAGTCCAGATGTGAGGAAG ACTGTTGTTTTCTGTTTGGTGGAAATTTATATCATGCTTGGGAAGTCATTCTTACCACATTTGGAGGGTCTGAGTAGCACGCAACTTAGGCTAGTGACTATCTATGCAAACCGAATTTCACAGGCAAGGTCCGGTGCTCCGATCGATCATTAA
- the LOC135627240 gene encoding uncharacterized protein LOC135627240, with amino-acid sequence MDGCGSPAGKRRIMVVADPGRESAAALEWALYHAVLEHDDIILLHVEPVSARRASALSSFLSRPPSAVSPVLFPQAAAVAAAVGAGDGCGDYEFLDAMRARCQAVQPTVRVQIERVEMESKDKAAAILTQTQLSRADLLVIGQRRNATSFLGCKLSGSMSSKGPDTAEFLIENSKCLCVGVQKKGQTAGYLLNTKTHKNFWLLA; translated from the exons atggacgGTTGCGGGAGTCCGGCGGGAAAGAGAAGGATCATGGTGGTCGCCGACCCGGGCCGGGAGTCGGCCGCGGCGCTCGAGTGGGCGCTCTACCACGCGGTTCTCGAGCACGACGACATCATCCTGCTGCACGTCGAGCCGGTGAGCGCGCGGCGCGCCTCCGCgctctcctccttcctctctcgTCCGCCCTCGGCGGTGTCACCGGTGCTGTTTCCTCaggccgccgccgtcgccgccgccgtggGGGCGGGCGACGGGTGCGGCGACTATGAGTTCCTGGACGCGATGAGGGCGAGGTGCCAGGCGGTGCAGCCGACGGTGAGGGTGCAGATCGAGAGGGTGGAGATGGAGAGCAAGGACAAAGCGGCCGCCATTCTCACGCAGACGCAGCTGTCCCGGGCCGACCTCCTCGTCATCGGTCAGCGCCGGAACGCCACCTCCTTCTTGGG GTGCAAGCTCAGTGGAAGCATGTCGAGTAAAGGGCCGGACACGGCAGAGTTCCTGATCGAGAACAGCAAGTGCCTGTGTGTTGGTGTCCAAAAGAAGGGCCAAACCGCAGGCTATCTCCTCAACACCAAGACTCACAAGAACTTCTGGCTTCTTGCTTAG